In one Sporomusa sphaeroides DSM 2875 genomic region, the following are encoded:
- a CDS encoding sulfide/dihydroorotate dehydrogenase-like FAD/NAD-binding protein, whose translation MYKIVEKRQLAPQIYLMDVEAPRVAKSAKPGQFIIVKTDEKGERIPLTICDYDTVKGTVTIVFQTLGKSTLEMADYQAGDYFTDFAGPLGEASEFISEEIEALKQQKIIFVAGGVGTAPVYPQVKWLQQQGVQVDVIIGARNKEMVILEEELKALSARVYVTTDDGSYSRKGLVTDVLKELIDNGTRYDHVIAIGPMIMMKFVAKLTKEYAIKTTISLNPIMVDGTGMCGACRVSVGDEIKFACVDGPEFDGHLVDFDEAMRRQAMYKTEEGREMLAMEKGSHTGGCCGGHN comes from the coding sequence ATGTATAAAATAGTCGAAAAACGGCAGTTGGCACCACAGATTTACTTGATGGATGTGGAAGCACCCCGGGTGGCTAAATCAGCCAAACCAGGCCAGTTTATTATTGTAAAGACGGACGAGAAAGGTGAGAGGATTCCGCTTACCATTTGCGATTATGATACTGTTAAGGGAACGGTTACAATTGTATTCCAGACATTAGGTAAATCAACCCTGGAAATGGCTGATTACCAGGCTGGTGATTATTTTACCGATTTTGCCGGACCGCTGGGTGAGGCCTCTGAGTTTATTTCTGAGGAAATTGAGGCCTTAAAACAGCAGAAAATTATTTTTGTTGCCGGTGGTGTGGGAACCGCCCCGGTTTATCCGCAGGTAAAATGGCTGCAGCAGCAGGGGGTTCAGGTTGACGTAATCATCGGGGCGCGCAACAAGGAAATGGTCATTTTGGAAGAAGAGCTGAAAGCTCTGAGCGCCAGGGTATATGTTACCACCGATGATGGATCTTACAGCCGGAAAGGCCTGGTTACCGATGTGTTAAAAGAGCTTATTGACAATGGCACCCGGTATGACCATGTTATTGCCATTGGTCCAATGATTATGATGAAGTTTGTAGCCAAGCTGACCAAGGAGTATGCTATCAAGACAACTATCAGCTTGAATCCGATTATGGTTGACGGCACCGGTATGTGTGGCGCCTGCCGTGTTTCGGTAGGTGACGAAATCAAATTTGCCTGTGTTGACGGCCCGGAATTTGACGGCCATTTGGTCGACTTTGACGAAGCTATGCGTCGCCAGGCTATGTACAAAACTGAAGAAGGCCGGGAGATGCTGGCAATGGAAAAAGGCAGCCACACCGGCGGTTGTTGTGGAGGGCATAACTAA
- a CDS encoding DUF1450 domain-containing protein → MNVLQFCENNLKNEGMEELVEKCRAGFKTAEISIEPCLGECGDCAEMYIAKVNDHLVTGDITHDLFEEIKNLLG, encoded by the coding sequence ATGAATGTGCTGCAGTTCTGTGAAAACAACCTGAAAAACGAAGGTATGGAAGAGCTTGTGGAAAAATGCCGGGCCGGATTTAAAACGGCTGAGATATCGATAGAACCCTGTTTGGGCGAATGCGGCGATTGTGCCGAAATGTATATTGCCAAGGTCAATGATCATCTGGTCACCGGCGACATTACGCATGATCTCTTTGAAGAAATCAAAAATCTGCTGGGCTGA
- a CDS encoding SMR family transporter → MKEIYIILFSVLLGAVGQIAFKYGATHIPETGSITEKIIAAWPIIGGLFLYGLSTLFWIYALRTVELSYAYPLISLGYVLVFAASYFLFQESISPLRLGGLVLIISGIVLVAKS, encoded by the coding sequence ATGAAAGAAATCTATATAATCTTATTCTCAGTCCTGCTGGGGGCTGTTGGGCAGATTGCCTTTAAATACGGCGCCACCCATATTCCTGAAACAGGTTCGATTACGGAAAAAATCATAGCTGCCTGGCCGATTATCGGTGGTCTGTTTCTCTATGGCCTAAGTACCCTGTTCTGGATTTATGCCTTGCGCACTGTCGAGCTAAGCTACGCTTATCCGCTGATTAGCCTGGGCTATGTACTGGTGTTTGCCGCCTCTTATTTTCTGTTTCAGGAATCGATCAGTCCTCTCCGGCTGGGTGGTTTGGTATTAATTATCAGTGGTATTGTCCTCGTTGCTAAGTCATAG
- the gltA gene encoding NADPH-dependent glutamate synthase, translating to MSKAARVPVREQCPKQRVTNFDEVCLGYSLEEAVAEANRCLNCKNAKCVGDCPVAINIPEFVSHVKKGEIAEAAKVIAQASALPAVCGRVCPQETQCEGKCILGIKGEAVAIGKLERFVADWARENQITAAEAAPKNGKKVAVIGSGPAGLTCAGDLALKGYEVTIFEALHEPGGVLVYGIPEFRLPKETVVKAEIENLKKLGVAIETNVVIGKTVTIDELLNEEGFDAVFIGSGAGLPKFMGIAGENANGVFSANEFLTRNNLMKAFKEDYSTPIKVGKKVAVVGGGNVAMDAARTAARLGAETHIVYRRSEAELPARVEEVHHAKEEGVIFDVLTNPTEILVDEKGWVTGLKCVKMELGEPDAGGRRKPVVVADSEFVMEVDTVIMSLGTSPNPLISSTTQGLEINKWQCIVADEETGLTSRERVYAGGDAVTGAATVILAMGAGKKAAAAIDEMLMSSK from the coding sequence ATGAGCAAAGCAGCTAGAGTACCAGTACGTGAACAATGTCCCAAACAACGTGTTACCAATTTTGATGAAGTATGCCTGGGCTATTCGCTGGAGGAAGCCGTTGCGGAAGCCAACCGCTGCCTGAATTGCAAAAACGCCAAATGTGTTGGCGATTGCCCTGTAGCAATAAATATTCCGGAATTTGTCAGCCATGTTAAAAAAGGCGAAATTGCCGAAGCTGCCAAAGTGATTGCCCAGGCCAGTGCTCTGCCTGCTGTCTGCGGCCGCGTATGTCCGCAGGAAACCCAGTGTGAGGGCAAGTGTATTCTGGGAATTAAGGGTGAAGCTGTGGCCATTGGCAAACTGGAGCGGTTTGTGGCCGACTGGGCCCGGGAAAATCAGATAACGGCGGCGGAAGCGGCACCGAAAAACGGCAAGAAAGTAGCCGTAATCGGCAGTGGTCCTGCCGGACTGACCTGTGCCGGCGACTTGGCCCTTAAAGGCTATGAAGTCACCATCTTTGAAGCGCTGCACGAACCAGGCGGCGTATTGGTTTATGGTATCCCGGAATTCCGGCTGCCGAAAGAAACCGTGGTTAAAGCCGAGATCGAGAACCTCAAAAAACTGGGTGTTGCGATTGAGACTAACGTGGTTATTGGTAAAACAGTCACCATTGATGAACTATTGAATGAAGAAGGCTTTGATGCCGTATTTATTGGGTCAGGCGCCGGCTTGCCGAAGTTTATGGGAATTGCCGGTGAAAACGCCAACGGCGTATTCTCTGCCAATGAGTTTTTAACCCGTAACAATCTGATGAAGGCTTTTAAAGAAGACTATTCAACACCCATCAAGGTGGGTAAAAAAGTCGCTGTAGTTGGCGGTGGCAACGTAGCTATGGATGCCGCCAGAACAGCCGCCCGCCTGGGTGCGGAAACTCATATTGTTTATCGCCGGTCGGAAGCCGAACTGCCTGCCCGGGTTGAGGAAGTGCATCATGCCAAAGAAGAAGGGGTAATTTTTGATGTGCTGACCAATCCGACAGAGATTCTGGTGGATGAAAAAGGCTGGGTGACCGGTCTGAAGTGCGTTAAAATGGAACTGGGTGAACCGGATGCCGGTGGCCGGAGAAAACCGGTGGTTGTAGCTGACTCCGAGTTTGTTATGGAAGTGGATACGGTCATCATGTCTCTCGGCACTTCGCCTAATCCGCTCATTTCCTCGACTACCCAGGGACTGGAAATCAATAAATGGCAATGCATTGTCGCCGATGAGGAAACCGGTTTAACCAGCCGCGAACGTGTTTACGCCGGCGGTGATGCCGTTACCGGCGCAGCCACAGTCATTCTGGCCATGGGCGCAGGCAAAAAAGCCGCAGCCGCCATTGATGAAATGCTTATGTCTTCGAAATAA
- a CDS encoding DUF1858 domain-containing protein — MLPKGANLQKIREGKRTYAITPHLPGGFIKPEVMQKYVDVSKKYGGIMKLTSAQRIMITGLKAEDIEAIWEDLGMQPALGFANCVRSVKICPGNAFCKRGKQDSIKLGLELDKRYIKKEMPSRIKLGVSACPNSCAESYVKDVGVIGTDAGWDIYVGGSAGAHPRLADKLIEGLNYDDTLRIIEIVMRYYQKHADIERIGQFIDRIGWEKFKTDILAEFYGEKSAVVEPKVPQTEAGEKIVPLPGGLTEGSLVFGDAITADSVISDIIRVYPQTVPVFRSFGMGCLGCPSSAGEPVTQAAEIHGLNLKELLAALNKVVPANK, encoded by the coding sequence ATGCTGCCCAAAGGAGCAAACTTACAGAAAATCAGGGAAGGAAAACGAACCTATGCGATAACTCCCCATTTACCCGGCGGTTTTATCAAGCCGGAAGTCATGCAAAAGTATGTGGATGTTTCGAAAAAATATGGCGGAATCATGAAGTTGACCTCGGCCCAGCGCATTATGATTACCGGATTAAAGGCCGAAGATATTGAAGCTATCTGGGAAGATCTTGGTATGCAGCCGGCCCTGGGTTTTGCCAACTGCGTGCGCAGTGTTAAGATTTGCCCAGGCAATGCTTTCTGCAAGCGGGGTAAACAAGACAGTATTAAACTCGGCCTGGAACTTGATAAACGGTATATCAAAAAAGAAATGCCCAGCCGGATTAAATTGGGGGTGTCGGCCTGCCCTAACTCCTGTGCGGAGTCTTATGTCAAGGATGTCGGTGTCATTGGCACCGATGCAGGCTGGGATATCTACGTCGGCGGCAGCGCCGGGGCGCATCCCCGGCTGGCCGATAAGCTTATTGAAGGACTCAATTATGACGACACCCTGCGGATTATTGAGATAGTTATGCGCTATTATCAAAAACATGCCGATATTGAGCGTATCGGACAATTTATTGACCGCATCGGCTGGGAAAAATTCAAGACCGATATTCTGGCAGAGTTCTATGGTGAAAAAAGTGCGGTTGTCGAGCCGAAGGTACCACAAACCGAGGCAGGAGAAAAGATTGTGCCCCTGCCGGGCGGGCTTACCGAAGGCAGCCTGGTATTTGGCGATGCCATTACCGCCGACAGTGTCATCAGCGATATTATCCGGGTTTATCCGCAAACCGTCCCGGTATTCCGCTCTTTCGGCATGGGATGCTTAGGTTGCCCGTCTTCAGCCGGTGAACCTGTTACCCAGGCTGCGGAAATTCACGGTCTTAACCTGAAAGAGTTGCTGGCCGCCTTAAATAAAGTCGTTCCGGCCAACAAATAA
- a CDS encoding DUF47 domain-containing protein, with amino-acid sequence MGFGLKPREEKFYGYLLENTQLIRDAADVLQEAINRDGDLSELMVRIDELEKKADVNTAKIVGLLHKTFITPLDREDIYSIAHKLDDVIDCIQGTIERMELYNAGTASDGARELAVLVGKSVKQIDKAFTHLPEIKKQKEKLEERCARIIEYEAMGDRLYRQEMAKLFRECKDPIEIIKWKEILLHLEETLDISEDIANLLKGVIVKYA; translated from the coding sequence ATGGGATTTGGCTTAAAGCCCCGTGAAGAAAAGTTTTATGGCTATTTATTAGAAAACACGCAACTAATCCGGGATGCGGCCGATGTGTTACAAGAAGCGATAAACCGGGATGGTGACTTATCCGAATTAATGGTTCGGATTGACGAGCTGGAAAAAAAAGCTGACGTCAATACGGCCAAAATTGTCGGTTTATTACACAAAACCTTTATTACGCCGCTTGACCGTGAAGACATCTACAGTATTGCTCACAAGCTTGATGATGTCATTGACTGTATTCAAGGTACCATTGAACGTATGGAGTTATATAATGCCGGTACCGCATCCGATGGAGCCAGGGAACTTGCTGTGCTTGTAGGCAAAAGTGTCAAACAGATTGACAAGGCGTTTACCCATTTACCTGAGATAAAAAAACAAAAAGAGAAGCTGGAAGAGCGCTGTGCCCGGATTATTGAGTATGAAGCTATGGGTGACAGGCTGTACCGTCAGGAAATGGCCAAATTGTTCAGAGAATGCAAGGATCCGATTGAAATTATTAAATGGAAAGAAATTTTGCTGCATTTGGAAGAAACCTTGGATATCAGTGAGGATATTGCGAATTTGCTAAAGGGAGTCATCGTAAAATATGCCTGA
- a CDS encoding heparan-alpha-glucosaminide N-acetyltransferase, protein MPQPTARLAEIDLLRGIAILLMIIFHIVFDLAYFYHWPVDYLNGFWYYQGKAAAVLFMLVSGISCTLSRNSLQRGLKVLGTGLIITAVTYLLQPAEYIRFGILHLLGSAMLLAPWLKQYSALTLAVAGTVCIIAGKLAITLTPPLPWFIPLGITPPGFASLDYYPIFPWLGIVLYGLAAGKLLYPAKQPLWPGAALYRPAGWLGWLGRHSLPVYLVHQPLILAGLYLLYKL, encoded by the coding sequence TTGCCCCAGCCAACCGCCCGACTGGCCGAAATAGATTTACTGCGTGGAATCGCTATCCTGCTAATGATCATTTTTCATATCGTGTTTGACCTGGCCTATTTTTACCACTGGCCGGTTGATTATCTGAATGGGTTTTGGTATTACCAGGGCAAAGCTGCGGCAGTACTGTTTATGCTGGTATCGGGAATAAGCTGTACGCTTAGCCGTAATTCACTGCAGCGCGGACTCAAAGTACTGGGCACCGGCCTGATTATTACGGCAGTCACCTACCTTCTCCAGCCGGCAGAATATATCCGGTTTGGCATTTTGCATCTGCTGGGCAGCGCCATGCTGCTGGCCCCCTGGCTGAAACAGTATAGCGCCCTGACACTGGCAGTGGCCGGAACAGTCTGCATCATAGCAGGAAAACTAGCCATTACCCTGACACCGCCGCTGCCCTGGTTTATCCCTTTGGGCATCACGCCTCCCGGCTTTGCCTCGCTTGATTATTACCCCATATTCCCCTGGCTGGGCATAGTCCTCTATGGCCTGGCAGCAGGCAAACTCTTATATCCGGCAAAACAGCCGCTGTGGCCTGGGGCCGCTTTGTACCGCCCGGCCGGCTGGCTAGGCTGGCTCGGGCGCCATTCTTTGCCGGTTTACCTTGTACATCAGCCGCTGATCTTAGCAGGCTTGTATCTCCTGTATAAACTGTGA
- a CDS encoding inorganic phosphate transporter: MPDLTLLYVVVFFALAFDYINGFHDTANAIATSVSTRALEPQYAVMLAAVLNFAGALYSTGVAKTIGGDLVKSASLVSQPVIISALIGAIVWNLITWWLGIPSSSSHALVGGVLGAVVVGAGFEAINLIGVERIFLSLVLSPLIAMAGGYIIMIALLWMFGRQEPGKLNSGFKKMQLLSASMMSFSHGSNDAQKAMGIITLALLSSGQIATLEVPFWVKLSCATAMALGTAAGGWKIIKTMGGKIFKLEPISGFAADLNSSLVIFAATNLHLPVSTTHVVSGSIMGVGSSKRISAVRWGVAQQMLFAWVLTIPFSAVTSALMYKILKLFM, translated from the coding sequence ATGCCTGATCTGACGTTGCTCTATGTTGTGGTATTTTTTGCGCTGGCATTTGATTACATCAATGGTTTTCATGATACTGCCAATGCCATTGCCACTTCGGTATCTACCCGCGCTTTGGAACCACAGTATGCCGTTATGCTGGCGGCGGTGCTAAACTTTGCCGGGGCACTCTACAGCACAGGTGTGGCGAAGACCATTGGCGGCGATCTTGTTAAATCGGCATCCTTAGTCAGTCAGCCTGTGATCATATCGGCGTTGATTGGTGCTATTGTCTGGAATCTGATTACCTGGTGGCTGGGTATTCCCAGCAGTTCCTCGCACGCGCTTGTCGGCGGCGTTTTGGGAGCCGTGGTTGTCGGCGCAGGTTTTGAGGCCATTAACCTTATCGGGGTTGAGAGGATTTTCCTGTCCCTGGTACTGTCACCGCTCATTGCCATGGCTGGCGGCTATATCATTATGATTGCCCTGCTGTGGATGTTTGGCAGACAGGAGCCGGGTAAGTTAAATTCAGGCTTTAAGAAGATGCAGTTGTTGTCTGCCAGCATGATGTCGTTTTCGCATGGTTCTAATGATGCGCAAAAGGCTATGGGCATTATTACCCTGGCGCTGTTAAGCTCAGGGCAGATAGCGACACTGGAAGTGCCCTTTTGGGTAAAACTGTCCTGTGCCACGGCAATGGCTTTAGGTACGGCAGCCGGCGGCTGGAAAATCATCAAAACTATGGGCGGGAAAATTTTTAAGCTTGAGCCTATTAGCGGCTTTGCTGCTGATTTGAATTCATCACTTGTTATTTTTGCGGCTACCAATCTTCACCTGCCTGTCAGCACTACCCATGTGGTATCAGGCTCAATTATGGGTGTGGGTTCTTCCAAACGGATTTCCGCTGTGCGCTGGGGTGTGGCTCAGCAAATGTTATTTGCCTGGGTATTGACCATTCCTTTTAGTGCCGTCACCAGTGCTCTGATGTATAAAATACTAAAACTATTTATGTAG
- a CDS encoding carboxymuconolactone decarboxylase family protein, translating into MADFNKQQMIAEFKKQFGFVPPCSMGAGDLGEDMQKIISEYHHIIWGEGVIPLKYRYLMALATAVYGDDDVRAKLELLKALNHGATREEVIEVFRQQVWMKGAHTIVKLSPLIKFMDTIYEKAQHNGEPGSH; encoded by the coding sequence ATGGCTGATTTTAATAAACAACAAATGATTGCCGAATTTAAAAAACAATTTGGTTTTGTGCCTCCCTGCAGTATGGGTGCAGGCGATTTGGGCGAAGATATGCAAAAAATCATTAGCGAATACCATCACATTATTTGGGGCGAGGGTGTTATTCCCCTGAAGTACCGTTACTTGATGGCACTGGCTACCGCCGTTTACGGCGATGATGATGTCCGCGCCAAGCTGGAACTGTTAAAAGCCCTGAATCATGGAGCTACCCGGGAAGAAGTTATTGAAGTGTTTCGGCAGCAAGTGTGGATGAAAGGTGCTCACACTATTGTCAAACTTAGCCCATTGATTAAATTTATGGATACCATCTATGAAAAAGCCCAGCATAACGGTGAACCGGGCAGTCACTAA
- a CDS encoding phosphoribosylformylglycinamidine synthase, which produces MSTVRRIFVEKKPGFAVEAEGVYSDLKHHLGITGLTGVRILHRYDISGISDSEFESSLYTIFSEPPVDFLYREEMPVPAGVRVLAMEYLPGQYDQRADWAAQSVQILTQKERPDIRTAKILVLEGELSDAELAKIKDYCINPIEAREALLEKPATLGLPTETPPDVAVLNGFIGLSQAELVRFLAERGLAMSLEDLAFCQAYFRDTEKREPTITEIKVIDTYWSDHCRHTTFHTRIEAVEIEDGRFSRPVAAAWQGYRQARQYIYGDKAAGRDINLMDIATTAMKELKKQGQLADLDESEEINACSIVVQADVDGRTEDWLVMFKNETHNHPTEIEPFGGAATCLGGCIRDPLSGRSYVYQAMRVTGSGDPRVPLASTLPGKLPQRRITTGAAAGYSSYGNQIGLATGQVAEIYDPGYIAKRLEIGAVMAAAPKENVIRTVPAAGDVVILVGGRTGRDGCGGATGSSKAHTEESLENCGAEVQKGNPPTERKIQRLFRQPAVSTMIKRCNDFGAGGVSVAIGELTDGVIITLDAVPKKYEGLDGTELAISESQERMAVVVAAADAQRFIDYADRENLEATLVAKVSDDQRLTMLWRGKPIVSLSREFLNTNGVKQHTAVRVTAPAPESYFAGQPAIGAAAAGKAAWLSMLQNINVASQKGLVERFDSSIGAGTVLMPFGGKYQDTPSEGMVAKLPVLSGDTTTGTIMTYGFNPGLSTWSPFHGAVYAIVEAAAKVVAVGGNFRNIRLTLQEYFEKLGKDQVKWGKPFSALLGAFYAQQQLGIPAIGGKDSMSGSFNELTVPPTLVAFAVTTVDTGKVISQEFKQAGSQVVLIRSQRGQDELPDFAALTLAYDRVHQLIQADRVLAAHTVKIGGLAEAVTKMSFGNRIGVDLMAAVKPDMLFAPEYGSFILELPAETELEQALGGIPYELVGRTTSRPVISWNDLELTVEEALEAWQAPLETVFPTCPGPIGGQPQAFTAYTRRNSRRPAVSVARPRVLIPVFPGTNCEYDTAKAFEQAGAVAQTLVIRNLTSAHIEESITALAREIAAAQIVMLPGGFSAGDEPDGSGKFIATMFRNPRVKEAVTELLQHRDGLMLGICNGFQALIKLGLVPYGEIRNLTETSPTLTFNKIGRHISCMVNTKVVSTLSPWLSCVEAGEVFTIPASHGEGRFYATAEEIEQLARGGQIATQYVDFAGQPTYDVRFNPNGSFHAIEAITSPDGRVLGKMGHSERIGRHVAANIPGNKDQQLFYAGVRYFK; this is translated from the coding sequence TTGAGCACCGTTCGCCGTATATTTGTTGAAAAGAAACCGGGTTTTGCCGTAGAAGCGGAAGGCGTCTACTCTGATTTGAAACACCATCTGGGGATAACCGGTTTGACCGGAGTGCGTATTCTGCATCGCTATGATATCAGCGGGATAAGCGACTCTGAATTTGAGTCGTCACTTTATACCATATTCTCCGAACCGCCGGTGGATTTTCTCTACCGGGAAGAAATGCCTGTTCCTGCCGGGGTCAGGGTGTTGGCTATGGAATATTTGCCAGGTCAATACGACCAGCGTGCCGATTGGGCCGCCCAGTCGGTGCAAATTCTCACGCAAAAGGAACGTCCCGACATTCGTACTGCCAAAATACTGGTATTGGAAGGGGAACTTTCCGACGCTGAGCTTGCTAAAATCAAGGATTACTGTATTAACCCCATCGAAGCCCGGGAAGCGCTGCTGGAGAAACCGGCAACCCTGGGGCTGCCAACCGAGACTCCGCCCGATGTTGCGGTACTCAACGGGTTTATTGGGTTGTCACAGGCGGAACTGGTCCGGTTTTTAGCAGAGCGGGGTCTGGCGATGAGTCTGGAGGATTTGGCTTTCTGTCAGGCTTATTTCCGCGATACGGAAAAGCGTGAGCCAACGATTACGGAAATAAAAGTTATTGATACCTATTGGTCTGATCATTGCCGGCATACCACCTTCCACACCAGGATTGAAGCGGTGGAAATTGAAGACGGGCGGTTCAGCCGTCCGGTGGCTGCCGCCTGGCAGGGGTACCGGCAAGCCCGGCAATATATATATGGTGACAAGGCTGCCGGGCGTGATATCAATCTTATGGATATTGCCACCACTGCCATGAAAGAGCTAAAGAAGCAGGGGCAGCTTGCCGATTTGGACGAATCCGAGGAAATTAACGCCTGCAGCATTGTGGTACAAGCCGATGTTGACGGCAGGACCGAGGACTGGCTGGTGATGTTTAAAAATGAAACCCATAACCACCCGACAGAAATCGAACCCTTTGGCGGAGCGGCTACCTGTCTGGGCGGCTGCATCCGTGACCCGCTGTCAGGCCGTTCTTATGTGTATCAGGCCATGCGTGTTACCGGCAGCGGTGACCCCCGTGTCCCGCTGGCTTCCACCTTGCCTGGCAAATTACCGCAGCGCAGGATTACTACCGGCGCCGCGGCCGGTTACAGCTCATACGGCAACCAAATTGGCCTGGCAACAGGCCAGGTGGCTGAAATCTATGATCCCGGCTATATTGCCAAACGCCTGGAGATTGGCGCTGTTATGGCGGCCGCACCGAAAGAGAATGTCATCAGGACAGTGCCGGCGGCCGGGGATGTTGTTATTTTGGTCGGCGGACGGACCGGACGCGACGGCTGCGGTGGTGCGACAGGCTCCTCTAAGGCCCATACGGAAGAATCGCTGGAGAATTGCGGTGCCGAGGTACAAAAAGGCAATCCGCCGACAGAACGGAAAATTCAGCGGCTGTTTCGCCAGCCGGCAGTCAGCACCATGATTAAACGCTGCAACGATTTTGGCGCCGGCGGCGTTTCGGTAGCCATTGGCGAATTGACAGATGGTGTAATTATTACCTTAGATGCTGTTCCCAAAAAATACGAAGGTCTTGATGGCACCGAGCTGGCTATTTCCGAATCACAGGAGCGGATGGCGGTAGTTGTTGCCGCGGCCGATGCCCAAAGGTTCATCGATTATGCCGATCGGGAAAATCTGGAAGCTACGCTTGTGGCAAAAGTGTCTGACGATCAGCGCCTGACGATGCTGTGGCGCGGCAAGCCGATCGTGAGCCTCAGCCGCGAGTTCTTGAATACCAATGGTGTGAAACAACATACTGCCGTACGGGTGACGGCGCCGGCGCCCGAAAGTTATTTTGCCGGCCAGCCGGCGATTGGCGCTGCCGCAGCCGGCAAAGCGGCCTGGCTGAGCATGTTGCAGAATATTAATGTGGCAAGTCAAAAAGGACTTGTCGAACGCTTTGACAGCAGTATTGGCGCCGGCACGGTGCTGATGCCGTTCGGCGGCAAATATCAGGATACTCCCAGTGAAGGTATGGTTGCCAAACTGCCGGTGCTGTCAGGCGACACGACAACCGGCACTATTATGACCTACGGGTTCAATCCCGGCTTGTCGACCTGGAGCCCCTTCCATGGAGCTGTTTACGCAATTGTGGAAGCGGCAGCCAAGGTGGTGGCCGTAGGCGGCAATTTCCGTAACATTCGCCTGACCCTGCAGGAGTATTTCGAAAAGCTGGGCAAGGATCAGGTGAAATGGGGCAAGCCCTTCAGTGCGTTATTAGGCGCCTTTTACGCCCAGCAGCAACTGGGCATTCCGGCCATTGGCGGCAAGGATAGTATGTCCGGTTCCTTCAACGAGCTTACGGTGCCGCCAACCCTGGTGGCCTTTGCGGTAACAACGGTTGATACCGGCAAGGTAATCTCCCAGGAGTTTAAACAGGCCGGCAGCCAGGTGGTACTTATCCGCTCGCAGCGCGGGCAGGACGAATTGCCTGACTTTGCCGCTTTGACCCTGGCCTATGACCGGGTGCATCAGCTTATCCAGGCAGACCGGGTTTTGGCAGCTCACACCGTTAAAATCGGCGGTCTGGCCGAAGCGGTCACCAAGATGTCCTTTGGCAACCGCATCGGTGTTGACCTTATGGCTGCGGTCAAACCAGACATGCTGTTTGCTCCCGAGTATGGTTCGTTCATCCTTGAATTACCGGCTGAGACAGAGCTTGAACAAGCGCTTGGCGGTATTCCTTATGAGCTTGTTGGCCGGACAACCTCGCGGCCGGTTATTAGCTGGAACGACCTGGAGCTTACTGTGGAAGAAGCCCTGGAGGCTTGGCAGGCACCGCTGGAAACCGTCTTTCCTACCTGTCCGGGTCCGATTGGCGGACAACCGCAGGCCTTTACCGCCTATACCAGGCGCAACAGCCGCCGGCCGGCGGTCAGTGTGGCCAGACCCCGGGTGCTTATTCCGGTATTTCCCGGCACAAACTGCGAATATGATACCGCCAAGGCCTTTGAACAAGCCGGAGCGGTTGCTCAAACCCTGGTAATCCGCAATTTGACCTCTGCCCATATTGAAGAATCTATCACGGCTTTGGCCCGGGAAATTGCCGCTGCGCAGATTGTTATGCTGCCAGGCGGCTTCAGCGCCGGCGACGAGCCTGACGGTTCCGGCAAATTTATTGCCACCATGTTCCGCAATCCCCGGGTAAAAGAGGCTGTTACCGAGCTGCTGCAGCACCGTGACGGCCTGATGCTGGGCATCTGCAACGGCTTCCAGGCATTAATCAAGCTCGGACTGGTTCCTTATGGCGAAATCCGCAATCTGACCGAAACTAGTCCGACCCTGACTTTTAATAAAATAGGCCGCCATATTTCGTGTATGGTCAATACCAAGG